A region of Sphingobium baderi DNA encodes the following proteins:
- the atpD gene encoding F0F1 ATP synthase subunit beta, whose amino-acid sequence MATTNNVGRISQVIGAVVDVTFPDALPSILSALETSNNGQRLVLEVAQHLGENTVRTIAMDSTEGLTRGQEVTDTGAQISVPVGPATLGRILNVVGEPIDERGPVQTTLTAPIHAKAPEFVDQSTDASILVTGIKVIDLLAPYAKGGKIGLFGGAGVGKTVLIQELINNIAKGHGGTSVFAGVGERTREGNDLYHEFLDAGVIAKDAEGNAISEGSKVALVYGQMNEPPGARARVALSGLTIAEYFRDQEGQDVLFFVDNIFRFTQAGAEVSALLGRIPSAVGYQPTLATDMGQLQERITSTNKGSITSVQAVYVPADDLTDPAPATSFAHLDATTVLNRAISELGIYPAVDPLDSTSRVLEPRVVGQEHYDTARAVQEILQKYKSLQDIIAILGMDELSEEDKVTVARARKIQRFLSQPFHVAEVFTGISGKFVQIEDTVKSFKAVVEGEYDHLPEAAFYMVGGIDEVVEKAKKLAAEAA is encoded by the coding sequence ATGGCAACCACCAACAATGTAGGCCGCATCTCGCAGGTCATCGGCGCTGTCGTCGACGTGACCTTCCCCGATGCGCTGCCCTCAATTCTCTCGGCGCTGGAAACCAGCAATAACGGTCAGCGGCTGGTGCTGGAAGTCGCCCAGCACCTGGGTGAAAACACCGTCCGCACCATCGCGATGGATTCGACCGAGGGCCTGACCCGCGGTCAGGAAGTGACCGACACCGGCGCGCAGATCAGCGTTCCCGTCGGCCCCGCGACGCTCGGCCGCATCCTGAACGTCGTCGGCGAGCCGATCGACGAGCGCGGTCCGGTGCAAACCACCCTCACCGCCCCGATCCACGCCAAGGCTCCCGAGTTCGTCGACCAGTCGACCGACGCCAGCATCCTCGTCACCGGCATCAAGGTCATCGACCTTCTCGCCCCTTATGCGAAGGGCGGCAAGATCGGCCTGTTCGGCGGCGCGGGCGTGGGCAAGACCGTGCTCATCCAGGAACTGATCAACAACATCGCGAAGGGCCATGGCGGCACTTCCGTGTTCGCGGGCGTGGGTGAGCGGACCCGCGAGGGCAACGATCTCTATCACGAATTCCTCGACGCGGGCGTCATCGCCAAGGATGCCGAGGGCAATGCGATCTCCGAAGGGTCCAAGGTGGCGCTGGTCTACGGCCAGATGAACGAACCGCCGGGCGCCCGCGCGCGCGTCGCCCTTTCCGGCCTCACCATCGCGGAATATTTCCGTGATCAGGAAGGGCAGGACGTGCTGTTCTTCGTCGACAACATCTTCCGCTTCACGCAGGCGGGCGCGGAAGTGTCGGCGCTGCTGGGCCGTATTCCCTCGGCCGTGGGCTATCAGCCGACGCTGGCGACCGACATGGGCCAGCTTCAGGAACGCATCACCTCCACCAACAAGGGGTCGATCACCTCGGTGCAGGCCGTCTACGTTCCCGCGGACGATTTGACCGACCCGGCGCCCGCGACCTCGTTCGCGCACCTTGATGCGACGACCGTTCTCAACCGCGCCATCTCCGAACTCGGCATCTATCCGGCGGTCGATCCGCTCGATTCGACCAGCCGCGTTCTGGAACCGCGCGTCGTGGGTCAGGAACATTACGACACCGCCCGCGCCGTTCAGGAAATCCTGCAGAAATACAAGTCGCTGCAGGACATCATCGCCATTCTGGGCATGGACGAGCTGTCGGAAGAGGATAAGGTGACGGTCGCCCGCGCGCGCAAGATCCAGCGCTTCCTGTCGCAGCCCTTCCACGTCGCCGAAGTCTTCACCGGCATTTCGGGCAAGTTCGTCCAGATCGAAGACACGGTGAAGTCGTTCAAGGCCGTGGTCGAAGGCGAATATGACCATCTGCCCGAAGCAGCCTTCTACATGGTCGGCGGCATCGACGAAGTGGTCGAAAAGGCCAAGAAGCTGGCTGCTGAAGCCGCGTAA
- a CDS encoding F0F1 ATP synthase subunit gamma, producing MASLKELKLRIGSVKSTQKITKAKQMVAAAKLRKAQAAAEAARPYSQRLEAVVASLASKIAGGSGEGASPLLAGTGKDEVHLLVVANSDRGLAGAFNANIVKAARARADELIQQGKTVRFYLIGRKGRPVINRTFPGMIVAQFDTTGAKEPGYSQAEQIAHELTDMYLNGKFDVAHLFFSRFKSALAQIPTEQQIIPVKIPEDADRNAIAATVEYEPSEEAILDDLLPRNITVQLFKALLENNASEQGASMTAMDNATRNAGDLINKLTIQYNRSRQAAITTELVEIISGAEAL from the coding sequence ATGGCCAGCCTCAAGGAACTGAAGCTCCGCATCGGGTCGGTGAAGTCGACCCAGAAGATCACCAAGGCGAAGCAGATGGTCGCCGCCGCGAAGCTGCGTAAGGCGCAGGCCGCGGCCGAAGCCGCGCGCCCCTACAGCCAGCGTCTCGAAGCCGTTGTCGCCTCCCTCGCGTCCAAGATCGCGGGCGGATCGGGCGAAGGCGCCTCTCCGCTGCTCGCGGGCACCGGCAAGGATGAAGTGCATCTGCTGGTCGTCGCCAACTCCGACCGCGGGCTTGCCGGCGCGTTCAACGCGAACATCGTCAAGGCGGCGCGCGCGCGGGCCGACGAACTCATCCAGCAGGGCAAGACGGTTCGCTTCTACCTGATCGGCCGCAAGGGCCGTCCGGTCATCAACCGCACTTTCCCCGGCATGATCGTCGCCCAGTTCGACACCACCGGCGCGAAGGAACCGGGCTATAGCCAGGCCGAACAGATCGCCCACGAACTGACCGACATGTATCTGAACGGCAAGTTCGACGTCGCGCATCTCTTCTTCTCGCGCTTCAAGTCGGCCCTCGCCCAGATCCCGACCGAGCAGCAGATCATCCCGGTCAAGATCCCCGAGGACGCCGACCGCAACGCCATCGCCGCGACGGTGGAATATGAACCGAGCGAGGAAGCGATCCTCGACGACCTGCTGCCGCGCAACATCACGGTGCAGCTTTTCAAGGCGCTGCTGGAAAACAACGCGTCCGAACAGGGCGCGTCGATGACCGCCATGGACAATGCGACCCGCAACGCCGGCGACCTCATCAACAAGCTGACGATCCAGTACAACCGCAGCCGCCAGGCCGCGATCACCACCGAACTCGTCGAAATCATCTCGGGCGCGGAAGCCCTTTAA
- the atpA gene encoding F0F1 ATP synthase subunit alpha produces the protein MDINAAEISKVIKDQIANFGTEAQVSEVGSVLTVGDGIARVHGLDNVQAGEMVEFANGVQGMALNLEADNVGVVIFGSDAEIKEGDTVKRTGTIVDVPVGKGLLGRVVDGLGNPIDGKGPIEYTERKRVEVKAPGIIPRKSVHEPVQTGLKAIDALVPVGRGQRELIIGDRQTGKTAVAIDTFINQKGVNAGDDESKKLYCIYVAVGQKRSTVAQIVKQLEENGAMEYSIVVAATASEPAPLQYLAPYTGVTMGEFFRDNGMHAVIVYDDLSKQAVAYRQMSLLLRRPPGREAYPGDVFYLHSRLLERAAKMNDANGAGSLTALPIIETQAGDVSAYIPTNVISITDGQIFLETNLFYQGIRPAINVGLSVSRVGSAAQTKAMKKVSGSIKLELAQYREMAAFAQFGSDLDASTQKLLNRGARLTELLKQAQFSPLPFEEQTASIFAGTNGYLDSVPVKDVTRYEELMLAYLRHDHPEILAEIRDSKDLGDGAKAKLVAALDAFGKTFA, from the coding sequence ATGGATATCAACGCCGCAGAAATTTCGAAGGTCATCAAGGACCAGATCGCCAATTTCGGCACCGAAGCGCAGGTGAGCGAAGTCGGCTCCGTGCTGACCGTGGGTGACGGCATCGCCCGCGTCCATGGTCTCGACAACGTTCAGGCGGGCGAAATGGTCGAGTTCGCCAATGGCGTGCAGGGCATGGCGCTGAACCTGGAAGCCGACAATGTCGGCGTCGTGATCTTCGGCTCTGACGCCGAGATCAAGGAAGGCGACACCGTCAAGCGCACCGGCACCATCGTCGACGTTCCGGTGGGCAAGGGCCTGCTGGGCCGCGTCGTGGACGGCCTGGGCAACCCGATCGACGGCAAGGGCCCGATCGAATATACCGAGCGCAAGCGCGTGGAAGTCAAGGCGCCGGGCATCATCCCCCGCAAGTCGGTGCATGAACCCGTGCAGACCGGCCTCAAGGCCATCGACGCCCTCGTCCCCGTGGGCCGCGGCCAGCGCGAACTCATCATCGGCGACCGCCAGACCGGCAAGACCGCCGTCGCGATCGACACCTTCATCAACCAGAAGGGCGTCAATGCGGGCGACGATGAGTCGAAGAAGCTCTACTGCATCTACGTCGCCGTCGGCCAGAAGCGTTCGACCGTCGCGCAGATCGTGAAGCAGCTTGAGGAAAATGGCGCGATGGAATATTCCATCGTCGTCGCCGCGACCGCTTCGGAACCCGCTCCGCTCCAGTATCTGGCGCCCTATACCGGCGTCACCATGGGTGAGTTCTTCCGCGACAACGGCATGCACGCCGTCATCGTCTATGACGATCTTTCCAAGCAGGCCGTCGCCTATCGCCAGATGTCGCTGCTGCTGCGCCGTCCTCCGGGCCGCGAAGCCTATCCGGGCGACGTTTTCTATCTGCACAGCCGCCTGCTGGAACGCGCTGCGAAGATGAACGACGCCAACGGCGCAGGCTCGCTGACCGCGCTGCCGATCATCGAAACGCAGGCAGGCGACGTGTCCGCCTACATCCCGACCAACGTGATCTCGATCACCGACGGCCAGATCTTCCTGGAAACCAACCTCTTCTACCAGGGCATCCGCCCGGCCATCAACGTGGGCCTGTCGGTGTCGCGCGTCGGTTCCGCCGCGCAGACCAAGGCGATGAAGAAGGTCAGCGGCTCGATCAAGCTGGAGCTGGCGCAGTATCGCGAAATGGCGGCCTTCGCCCAGTTCGGTTCGGACCTCGACGCGTCGACGCAGAAGCTGCTGAACCGCGGCGCGCGCCTGACGGAACTGCTCAAGCAGGCCCAGTTCTCGCCCCTCCCCTTCGAGGAGCAGACCGCGTCCATCTTCGCGGGCACCAACGGCTATCTGGATAGCGTGCCGGTCAAGGACGTGACCCGTTACGAAGAACTGATGTTGGCCTATCTGCGTCACGATCACCCCGAAATCCTCGCGGAAATCCGCGACAGCAAGGATCTGGGCGATGGCGCAAAGGCAAAGCTCGTCGCCGCGCTCGACGCGTTCGGCAAGACGTTCGCGTAA
- a CDS encoding F0F1 ATP synthase subunit delta, whose translation METTGGIQASLSGRYAVALFDLARDGKTLDTVAESLAALKAAIAQSADFKGLINSPVLSRDAAGKTMTAVAASIGTDPLTTKFLGVLAQNRRLSQLPAVIRAYETLLSNHKGEVRAEVTSAHALTKTQITALSKSLKARVGRDVAVDAKVDPAILGGLVVKIGSQMIDSSIRTRLNSLAMAMKG comes from the coding sequence GTGGAGACTACCGGCGGTATTCAGGCTAGCCTAAGCGGCCGCTATGCGGTGGCGCTGTTCGATCTGGCCCGCGACGGCAAGACGCTCGACACCGTTGCCGAGAGCCTTGCCGCTCTCAAGGCCGCGATCGCGCAGTCGGCTGATTTCAAGGGGCTTATCAACAGCCCTGTGCTGAGTCGCGATGCGGCGGGCAAGACGATGACCGCCGTGGCCGCGTCGATCGGGACGGACCCCCTGACCACCAAATTCCTGGGCGTGCTGGCGCAGAACCGCCGCCTGTCGCAGCTTCCCGCGGTCATCCGCGCCTATGAAACGCTGCTGTCGAATCACAAGGGCGAGGTTCGCGCCGAAGTGACGAGCGCCCATGCGCTCACCAAGACCCAGATCACCGCCCTGAGCAAGAGCCTCAAGGCGCGTGTCGGCCGCGATGTCGCGGTCGACGCGAAAGTCGATCCCGCGATTCTCGGCGGGCTGGTCGTCAAGATCGGCAGCCAGATGATCGACAGCTCCATCCGCACCCGTTTGAATAGTCTCGCCATGGCGATGAAAGGCTGA